The following are encoded in a window of Eschrichtius robustus isolate mEscRob2 chromosome 1, mEscRob2.pri, whole genome shotgun sequence genomic DNA:
- the LOC137764742 gene encoding LOW QUALITY PROTEIN: olfactory receptor 4K2-like (The sequence of the model RefSeq protein was modified relative to this genomic sequence to represent the inferred CDS: substituted 1 base at 1 genomic stop codon) produces the protein MSDSIEQGRACRSVEGVNYSRVSEFVLLGLIDSPELQIFFFVMFSFFYLMTMLGNCLILLMVLSTPHLHSPMYFLLSNLSLIDMCLSSFATPKMITDFLAQHKTISFEGCISQIFFLHLFTGTEIVLLISMSFDRYIAICKPLHYSSVKSQRVFVGLVVTSCTVGFLHTVSQLAFTLYLPFCGPNVIDSFFCDLPLVIQLACIDIYVLGIFMISTSGVIALISFLLLLTSYIIVLVTIKDLSSTGSSKAFSTCTAHFIVVXMFFGPCIFIYVWPFTNFLVDKFLSLFYTILTLFLNPLIYTLTNQEVKTAVKKK, from the exons ATGAGTGATTCAATTGAACAG GGCAGAGCCTGCAGATCAGTGGAGGGGGTTAACTATTCCAGAGTGTCTGAATTTGTGTTACTTGGACTTATTGATTCTCCTGAgctccagattttcttttttgtgatgttttcctttttctacttAATGACCATGTTGGGCAACTGCCTGATTTTGCTCATGGTCCTGTCCACTCCACACCTTCACTCCCCCATGTACTTCCTACTCAGCAACCTGTCTCTCATTGACATGTGCCTGTCCTCCTTCGCCACTCCAAAGATGATCACGGACTTCCTTGCTCAACACAAGACCATCTCCTTTGAGGGCTGCATTTCTCAGATCTTCTTTTTGCACCTCTTCACTGGGACTGAGATTGTGCTGCTCATCTCCATGTCTTTTGACAGGTACATTGCCATATGCAAACCTCTCCATTATTCATCAGTTAAGAGCCAAAGAGTGTTTGTTGGGCTTGTGGTAACTTCTTGTACGGTGGGCTTCCTGCATACAGTGAGCCAGTTAGCTTTTACCCTCTATTTACCCTTCTGTGGTCCCAATGTTATAGACAGTTTCTTCTGTGACCTTCCTTTAGTCATCCAGCTGGcgtgtatagatatatatgttctTGGAATCTTCATGATTTCAACCAGTGGTGTGATTGCTCTTATAAGTTTTCTGCTTTTGCTCACTTCCTACATCATTGTTCTTGTCACTATCAAGGACCTCTCCTCCACAGGATCATCTAAGGCTTTTTCTACCTGTACAGCACATTTCATAGTTGTGTGAATGTTCTTTGGGCCCTGCATCTTCATCTATGTGTGGCCTTTCACAAACTTCCTGGTGgacaaatttctctctcttttctataCCATCTTAACTCTGTTTCTGAATCCACTTATCTATACGCTGACAAACCAGGAAGTGAAGACAGCTGTTAAGAAGAAATAA